One stretch of Arachis hypogaea cultivar Tifrunner chromosome 20, arahy.Tifrunner.gnm2.J5K5, whole genome shotgun sequence DNA includes these proteins:
- the LOC112786033 gene encoding vacuolar protein sorting-associated protein 41 homolog yields the protein MALVVFFAVCDLLLSYRWNVFDRWVFHFAHLRQLPDLVPYMPTENPRLRDTAYEVALVALATNSSYHKDLLSTVKSWPSVIYSALPVISAIKPQLNTSSMTDSLKEALAELYVIAGQYDKAFSFYADLMKPELFDFIDKYNLQDSIHEKVVQLMMLDCKRAVPLLIQHRDLISPQEVVKQLLNADVKCDCRYFLHLYLHSLFEVNPHCRLPFVWELR from the exons ATGGCATTAGTAGTTTTTTTTGCAGTTTGTGATTTGTTATTAAGTTACCGATGGAATGTATTCGACAGATGGGTATTTCATTTTGCCCACCTCCGTCAACTCCCTGATTTGGTTCCTTACATGCCAACAGAAAACCCTAGACTACGTGATACTGCTTATGAG GTTGCCCTTGTGGCATTGGCTACAAATTCATCTTATCATAAGGATCTCTTGTCCACTGTGAAATCATGGCCATCTGTAATTTATTCTGCATTACCTGTAATTTCAGCCATCAAACCTCAGCTCAATACTTCATCCATGACCGATTCGCTCAAGGAG GCATTGGCAGAGTTGTATGTTATTGCTGGGCAATATGATAAAGCATTTTCATTTTATGCTGAT CTTATGAAACCAGAACTCTTTGATTTCATTGATAAATATAACCTACAAGATTCAATCCATGAAAAG GTTGTCCAATTGATGATGTTGGATTGCAAGCGTGCAGTTCCTTTATTGATCCAGCATAGGGACTTAATAAGTCCACAAGAAGTTGTGAAGCAACTTCTAAATGCTGATGTTAAGTGTGACTGCAGATACTTTTTACATTTGTATCTCCATTCACTATTTGAAGTAAATCCGCATTGCAGGCTTCCTTTTGTTTGGGAGCTAAG GTAG